The Paenibacillus uliginis N3/975 genome has a window encoding:
- a CDS encoding transposase, translating to MRVQHSKFDELRIQVVEEALERGNVALTARKHGLSPYSLYKWVKQYRDEVEMTMSRKKNMDRLEVQPQTTGDWKEKYEQATKLIGEKELEIAILRDLVKKTHPHIQWKWPGNGS from the coding sequence ATGAGAGTACAACATAGTAAGTTCGACGAGCTGCGGATACAGGTCGTCGAAGAAGCACTTGAACGGGGGAATGTAGCACTAACAGCACGAAAACATGGCCTCTCCCCTTACTCATTATATAAATGGGTTAAACAATATCGAGATGAGGTGGAGATGACGATGAGTAGAAAGAAGAACATGGACAGACTTGAAGTTCAACCTCAAACTACAGGTGATTGGAAAGAAAAGTATGAACAAGCCACCAAGTTAATTGGGGAAAAAGAACTGGAGATAGCCATCCTCCGAGACCTTGTAAAAAAAACTCATCCACACATCCAATGGAAGTGGCCCGGCAATGGATCCTAA